A window of Clostridia bacterium contains these coding sequences:
- a CDS encoding helix-turn-helix domain-containing protein, with translation AGDGSIDLACLPEEIRSYSRSPAVQSFSLTDHRQKKRAQAAQKERQKIITLLAKFGANVSRVAREMGVSRNTLYRKMKRYGIER, from the coding sequence AGCTGGGGATGGTTCCATCGACCTGGCCTGCCTGCCGGAAGAGATTCGCAGCTACTCCCGGTCCCCGGCAGTACAGTCCTTTAGTTTGACCGATCACCGGCAAAAGAAGAGGGCGCAAGCTGCCCAAAAGGAGCGCCAAAAGATTATTACTCTGTTGGCTAAGTTCGGAGCCAATGTCAGCCGTGTAGCCCGAGAGATGGGGGTTTCCCGTAATACCCTCTATCGCAAGATGAAGCGGTACGGGATAGAG